Proteins encoded within one genomic window of Bacillus thuringiensis:
- a CDS encoding TOMM precursor leader peptide-binding protein: MSQNILLIGDGLLADYVHDQLYEQYSITRQHTIADELPENIELALVLHDGSPSTIHHDAELIFRSNHIPWLRAFTSFGEGIIGPYIHPLAEGCTHCADGRRFIAGFDQQEMWELQRKYAVKEENLTRRDVRATQNGILQMCHLIRAETEKILTHNHSSLENKLLLLNLQTLQCTRHSFLPDPLCPVCSNLPDDTADAAEISLQPSLKTSDATYRCRSIHELNTFLTRDYLDYRVGMLNGKMQHSLLPFADVIINMPLMFGNEGVAGRTHSFAMSEATAILEGLERYCGMSPRGKKTNVHGSFRELEDHALNPLLLGVHTNEHYNRNSFPFKPFDPEYEQNWVWGYSLLQNRPLLVPESIAYYSLGHRDAFVYETSNGCAIGGSLEEAIFHGILEIVERDAFLLTWYAELPLPRLDLSSANDTELQLMIQRLYTITGYELHAFNATMEHGIPSLWVIAKNTRENGMNVVCAGGSHLDPVRALKSAIHEIAGMLLIADDELEQKREHYENCLHNPYLVNKMEDHSMLYGLKEAEERLHFLLRDDAPVQSFQEMNALQSVDLDLTSDLHQLLNRLQQSGLDVIVVDQTVPLIEKNGLYCVKVIIPGMLPMTFGHHLTRVTGLDRVYTVPMTLGYTNEPLTNEQLNPHPHPFP; this comes from the coding sequence ATGAGTCAAAATATATTGCTTATAGGAGATGGCCTACTTGCAGACTATGTACATGATCAATTATACGAACAATATTCCATCACTCGCCAACATACAATTGCAGACGAACTCCCTGAAAATATCGAGCTCGCTCTCGTATTACATGACGGCTCTCCTTCTACTATTCATCATGATGCTGAGCTAATTTTTCGTTCCAATCATATTCCGTGGCTACGTGCGTTTACTTCATTTGGTGAAGGCATCATCGGTCCTTACATTCATCCCCTTGCAGAGGGATGTACCCATTGCGCCGATGGACGACGCTTTATCGCTGGATTTGATCAACAAGAAATGTGGGAACTACAGCGGAAATATGCCGTAAAAGAAGAGAACTTGACGAGGCGCGATGTACGCGCCACTCAAAATGGCATTCTGCAAATGTGTCATCTTATTCGTGCAGAAACAGAGAAAATATTAACTCATAATCATTCTTCATTAGAAAATAAACTCCTTTTACTCAACTTACAAACACTACAATGTACGCGACATTCTTTTCTTCCAGATCCGCTCTGCCCTGTATGTAGCAATTTACCTGATGATACGGCAGATGCAGCAGAGATTTCTTTACAACCGAGCTTAAAAACAAGTGATGCGACATATCGCTGTCGTTCCATTCATGAACTCAACACATTTTTAACGAGAGATTATTTAGATTATCGGGTCGGTATGTTAAACGGAAAAATGCAGCATTCTTTATTACCGTTTGCTGACGTTATTATAAACATGCCGTTAATGTTTGGAAATGAAGGTGTTGCAGGTCGAACTCATTCATTTGCAATGAGTGAAGCGACTGCTATTTTAGAAGGTTTAGAACGATATTGTGGTATGTCACCTCGAGGAAAAAAGACAAATGTACACGGTAGTTTTCGTGAGTTAGAGGATCATGCACTTAATCCCCTCTTGCTCGGTGTACATACAAATGAACATTATAATCGTAATAGTTTTCCGTTTAAACCGTTTGATCCTGAATATGAACAAAACTGGGTATGGGGCTACTCTTTATTACAAAACCGGCCACTTTTAGTTCCTGAATCAATTGCTTATTATAGCCTCGGTCATCGAGATGCTTTCGTGTATGAAACATCAAATGGATGTGCAATTGGTGGTAGTTTAGAAGAAGCAATTTTTCACGGCATTTTAGAAATTGTAGAGCGTGACGCCTTTTTGCTCACTTGGTATGCCGAATTACCTCTCCCCCGCCTTGATCTTAGTTCAGCAAATGATACGGAATTACAATTAATGATTCAGCGACTGTACACGATTACTGGGTATGAGTTACATGCTTTTAATGCAACGATGGAACACGGTATCCCAAGCTTATGGGTAATTGCGAAAAATACGCGTGAAAATGGAATGAACGTTGTTTGTGCGGGAGGCTCTCATTTGGACCCAGTCCGCGCTTTAAAGAGTGCCATCCATGAAATAGCAGGCATGTTACTAATAGCAGACGATGAACTCGAACAAAAAAGAGAGCATTACGAAAACTGCTTACACAATCCTTATCTCGTTAATAAAATGGAAGACCATAGTATGCTGTACGGATTAAAAGAAGCAGAAGAACGTCTTCACTTTCTTTTACGTGACGATGCCCCGGTGCAATCGTTCCAAGAAATGAATGCATTACAATCAGTTGATCTAGATTTAACATCCGATCTTCATCAACTTTTAAACCGTCTGCAGCAATCTGGACTTGACGTAATCGTTGTAGATCAAACAGTACCTCTTATAGAAAAAAACGGATTATATTGTGTAAAAGTCATTATTCCAGGCATGCTACCGATGACGTTCGGCCACCATCTCACTCGGGTTACAGGACTAGATAGAGTATATACTGTGCCGATGACACTTGGATATACAAACGAACCTTTAACAAATGAACAATTAAATCCACATCCGCATCCGTTTCCATAG
- a CDS encoding putative thiazole-containing bacteriocin maturation protein — protein MNNLPIHAKLKVNKDTFFLPDSNGGVYFRNNASSFRMDGDGIYNWIEKLMPMFNGNYTLAEITDGLPLPYQNRVFEIGEILYENGFVRDVSQDAPHELNSALLDRYASQIEFLEADSHSGALKFETYRAANVLIIGSGDMLTSLVSSLLESGLPTFHYLVTDRDETNYDRIHELIERAYEVDNSVLLQEIDTTIDRPLHEVFEPFDWILYVSQNGDIDGLKTVHTICRETKKNFIPAICLSTLGIAGPVVTENRDECWESAWHRLHETTLQNENSSDSFSPITSAMLANVIVFELFKHVADDSHREKNPQFFLLNYETLEGTWHPFIKHPLATDESFTINTIENLSEQLEHRSSEHTSTDLFRFFDSLTSKETGIFHVWDEQDLYQLPLSQCHIQVATPLSDGPASLLPLMTCGGLTHNEARREAGLAGIETYVAEIMHRLIPEHNDIGIGAGETMTEGVYRALQQHLNNKLYERQSHMLEEITTVDLTEIHDKHCRFYYDALATIHETPKIAMSEEILSFPVVWVGINNRWYGASNINMTLALRNALQLSLLHIQNEETPYRANILPESSIILCDTDSFRVEIQAEEGTPSVQSLQLALQHLEEHNFYPFVFDLAIESFLKENLDGVYGVLIAKEDGL, from the coding sequence ATGAATAACCTTCCAATTCATGCAAAACTTAAAGTAAATAAGGATACTTTCTTCCTCCCCGACTCAAACGGGGGTGTCTATTTTCGAAATAATGCCAGTTCATTTCGTATGGACGGTGATGGAATTTACAACTGGATTGAAAAATTAATGCCAATGTTTAACGGTAATTACACTTTAGCAGAAATAACCGACGGTCTCCCTCTCCCCTATCAAAATCGTGTATTTGAAATCGGAGAGATTTTATATGAAAATGGCTTCGTTCGGGATGTAAGTCAAGATGCACCTCATGAATTAAATAGCGCATTACTTGATAGATACGCTTCACAAATTGAATTTTTAGAAGCTGATTCTCATTCAGGCGCTCTAAAATTCGAAACGTATCGCGCGGCAAACGTCCTAATAATTGGTTCTGGAGATATGCTTACTTCCTTAGTTTCTTCTTTATTAGAATCTGGTTTACCTACATTTCATTACCTCGTTACAGATCGGGATGAAACAAACTATGACAGAATACATGAGCTAATAGAACGTGCATATGAAGTTGATAACAGTGTACTCCTTCAAGAAATCGATACTACAATTGACCGTCCCTTGCATGAAGTATTCGAACCTTTTGATTGGATTTTATATGTTTCTCAAAACGGAGACATTGACGGTTTAAAAACAGTTCACACTATTTGTAGAGAAACGAAAAAGAATTTCATACCAGCTATTTGTTTATCAACACTCGGTATAGCTGGACCTGTCGTAACAGAAAATCGTGATGAATGCTGGGAATCCGCATGGCATCGGCTACATGAAACGACTTTGCAAAATGAAAATTCATCGGATTCCTTCTCACCAATTACATCTGCCATGTTAGCAAATGTAATCGTTTTTGAATTGTTTAAACATGTCGCGGATGATTCACATCGAGAAAAGAATCCACAATTCTTTTTATTAAATTATGAAACACTCGAAGGAACATGGCATCCTTTTATAAAACATCCTCTCGCAACTGATGAAAGTTTTACAATTAATACGATAGAAAATCTTTCTGAACAACTTGAGCATCGGTCTAGCGAACATACTTCAACTGATTTATTCCGTTTTTTCGATTCATTAACTTCTAAAGAAACTGGTATATTCCATGTGTGGGATGAACAAGATTTATATCAATTACCGTTATCACAATGCCATATTCAAGTAGCTACTCCATTATCAGATGGTCCTGCTTCCCTCCTGCCTCTTATGACGTGTGGTGGTTTGACTCATAATGAAGCGCGCCGAGAAGCTGGTTTAGCAGGAATTGAAACATATGTAGCGGAAATTATGCACCGCCTTATTCCTGAACATAACGATATCGGTATTGGCGCTGGAGAAACGATGACAGAAGGTGTATACCGGGCGCTACAACAACATTTAAATAATAAATTGTATGAGCGGCAGTCACATATGCTAGAAGAAATTACGACGGTCGATTTAACCGAAATTCATGATAAACATTGTAGATTTTATTACGATGCTCTCGCTACAATTCATGAAACTCCTAAAATAGCAATGAGTGAAGAGATTCTCAGCTTCCCAGTCGTTTGGGTCGGTATAAATAATCGATGGTACGGTGCATCTAATATAAATATGACGTTAGCGTTACGAAACGCACTACAACTATCACTTCTTCACATTCAAAATGAAGAAACTCCTTACAGAGCTAATATTTTACCTGAATCATCTATTATTTTATGTGACACAGATTCTTTTAGAGTGGAAATACAAGCGGAAGAAGGAACTCCAAGTGTGCAATCTTTACAGCTTGCCTTACAACATTTAGAAGAACATAATTTTTATCCATTCGTGTTTGATTTAGCGATTGAATCATTTTTGAAAGAAAACCTAGATGGTGTGTACGGGGTATTAATTGCAAAGGAGGACGGTCTATGA
- the odhB gene encoding 2-oxoglutarate dehydrogenase complex dihydrolipoyllysine-residue succinyltransferase, with product MIEIKVPELAESITEGTISQWLINVGDKVEKGGSVVELETDKVNVEIIAEDSGIVSKLLGEPGDTVEVGATIAILDANGAPVAVSTPAPAAEQPKQETAEAPKAAAPSAEQTATLQGLPNTNRPIASPAARKMARELGIDLNDVRSTDPLGRVRPHDVQAHAATPKEAPAAPKSPAPAPVAKTEFEKPVERVKMSRRRQTIAKRLVEVQQTSAMLTTFNEVDMTAIMELRKERKDAFEKKHDVRLGFMSFFTKAVVAALKQFPLLNAEIQGDELIIKKFYDIGIAVAAPDGLVVPVVRDANQLNFAEIESEIRELGKKARDNKLSLKELQGGTFTITNGGVFGSLMSTPILNSPQVGILGMHKIQVRPVAIDNERMENRPMMYIALSYDHRIVDGKEAVSFLVAVKDMLEDPKSLLLEG from the coding sequence ATGATCGAAATTAAAGTACCTGAGCTTGCAGAATCTATTACAGAAGGAACTATTTCACAATGGCTTATCAACGTAGGCGACAAAGTTGAGAAAGGTGGCAGCGTTGTTGAGCTTGAAACTGATAAAGTCAATGTAGAAATCATTGCAGAAGATTCAGGTATTGTATCGAAGTTACTAGGCGAACCTGGGGATACAGTTGAAGTTGGCGCAACTATCGCAATTTTAGATGCAAACGGAGCACCAGTTGCAGTAAGTACACCTGCACCGGCTGCTGAGCAACCAAAACAAGAAACAGCTGAAGCACCAAAAGCTGCGGCACCAAGTGCTGAACAAACTGCAACTCTACAAGGTTTACCAAATACAAACCGTCCTATCGCATCACCAGCTGCTAGAAAAATGGCTCGTGAATTAGGAATCGACTTAAACGACGTACGCAGCACTGATCCACTTGGACGTGTGAGACCACACGATGTACAAGCTCATGCTGCAACACCAAAAGAAGCACCAGCTGCTCCAAAAAGTCCAGCTCCTGCTCCAGTGGCAAAAACTGAATTCGAAAAACCAGTTGAGCGCGTGAAAATGTCCCGCCGCCGTCAAACAATTGCAAAACGTCTTGTAGAAGTTCAACAAACATCTGCAATGTTAACAACATTTAACGAAGTTGATATGACTGCAATCATGGAATTACGTAAAGAGCGTAAAGATGCTTTCGAGAAAAAACATGATGTACGTCTTGGTTTCATGTCATTCTTCACAAAAGCAGTTGTTGCAGCATTAAAACAATTCCCATTATTAAATGCTGAAATTCAAGGTGACGAGCTTATCATTAAAAAATTCTATGATATCGGTATTGCAGTAGCAGCTCCAGATGGATTAGTTGTTCCAGTTGTACGTGATGCGAACCAATTAAACTTCGCTGAAATTGAAAGCGAAATTCGTGAATTAGGTAAAAAAGCACGTGACAACAAACTTTCATTAAAAGAACTACAAGGTGGTACATTTACAATTACAAACGGTGGTGTGTTCGGTTCTCTAATGTCAACACCGATCCTAAACAGCCCACAAGTTGGTATTTTAGGAATGCACAAAATCCAAGTACGTCCAGTTGCAATTGATAACGAGCGTATGGAAAACCGTCCAATGATGTACATCGCTTTATCTTACGATCACCGTATTGTTGATGGTAAAGAAGCAGTTAGCTTCCTTGTTGCTGTTAAAGATATGCTTGAAGATCCAAAATCATTATTATTAGAAGGTTGA
- the odhA gene encoding 2-oxoglutarate dehydrogenase E1 component, which yields MTRKNTTTNPWAKFHGPNLGYVIEQYDLYVTGAGSVDPELQELFEIFGAPSFQDDVVTGDNTATHFSPQNTGNIEKILKVVQLVEQIRSFGHTLAHINPMEDAANGQSLLEKAMNELSDADLKAIPAKTVWQDAPEGIHTALDVIHRLKDVYTKSLAYEFSHIQDSEERAWLHQMVESNSLRQPLSNKKRTALLKRLTAVEGFEQFLHKTFVGQKRFSIEGVDMLVPVLDEIVLEGAKNGVEDVMIGMAHRGRLSVLAHVLEKPYTHMFAEFKHAKIEGAVANAGWTGDVKYHLGREQVVGNEEVSTRVTLANNPSHLEFVNPVVEGFARAAQENRKKSGLPEQDISKSFVILVHGDAAFPGQGIVSETLNLSRLNAYQTGGTIHVIANNAVGFTTDSYDSRSTKYSSDLAKGFDIPIVHVNADDPEACLAAANLAIQYRTLFKKDFLIDLIGYRRYGHNEMDDPAVTQPQVYKKIKNHPTVRAIYADQLQAAGVLNADEIETITQFTQEQLKSDYAQVPPADTSDATIHVKVPDVVAKGIQPIDTGVELDSLRAINEGLLSWPEGFNVYPKVKKILERRKDALEENGKIEWALAESLAFASILQEGTPIRLTGQDSQRGTFAHRHIVLHDTDTNETYSPLHRLPNINASFSVHNSPLSEAAVVGYEYGYNVFAPETLVMWEAQYGDFSNTAQALFDQYVSAGRAKWGQKSGLVLLLPHGYEGQGPEHSSARPERFLQLAAENNWTVANLTSAAQYFHILRRQASILGTEAVRPLVLMTPKSLLRHPLTLSTASQLSEGRFQPALEQENLGTKPNKVKRLVLSTGKMAIDLAAEIESGKHEYNLDEVHIVRIEQLYPFPAEKVQSIIKRFKNLEEIIWVQEEPRNMGAWHYMAPILFELAGDKVKTGYIGRPDRSSPSGGDPFAHKAEQELIVAHALDVKYNFRQDKLEIEVFSN from the coding sequence ATGACGAGGAAGAATACAACGACAAACCCTTGGGCCAAGTTCCATGGTCCGAACCTTGGTTATGTTATTGAACAATATGATCTTTACGTAACTGGAGCAGGTTCTGTTGATCCGGAATTACAAGAGCTTTTTGAAATTTTTGGAGCTCCTTCGTTTCAAGATGATGTCGTAACAGGGGACAACACAGCAACACATTTTTCTCCTCAAAACACAGGTAACATTGAAAAGATTCTTAAAGTTGTTCAGCTTGTTGAACAGATTCGTTCTTTCGGGCATACGTTGGCTCACATCAACCCGATGGAGGATGCTGCAAATGGACAATCTCTTCTTGAGAAAGCAATGAACGAACTGAGCGATGCAGATTTGAAAGCGATTCCAGCGAAAACAGTATGGCAAGATGCACCAGAAGGTATTCACACTGCACTTGATGTAATTCATAGATTAAAAGACGTTTATACAAAATCTTTAGCTTATGAATTTTCTCATATACAAGATAGTGAAGAACGCGCGTGGTTGCATCAAATGGTGGAATCAAATTCATTGCGTCAGCCACTATCAAATAAAAAACGAACTGCTCTTTTAAAACGTTTAACAGCTGTTGAAGGTTTCGAGCAATTCTTGCATAAAACATTCGTTGGGCAAAAGCGTTTCTCTATCGAGGGCGTTGATATGCTTGTACCTGTTCTAGATGAAATTGTGCTAGAAGGTGCCAAGAACGGCGTAGAAGATGTCATGATTGGTATGGCTCATCGCGGTCGTCTAAGCGTACTTGCACACGTATTAGAAAAACCATATACTCACATGTTTGCTGAGTTCAAACATGCAAAAATAGAAGGTGCAGTGGCTAATGCTGGCTGGACTGGCGACGTGAAATACCATTTAGGTAGAGAACAAGTCGTTGGTAACGAAGAAGTTAGCACACGCGTTACATTAGCAAATAACCCGAGTCACCTTGAGTTCGTGAACCCTGTTGTGGAAGGTTTCGCACGTGCGGCTCAAGAAAATCGTAAAAAATCTGGTCTTCCAGAACAAGATATTTCAAAATCATTCGTAATTTTAGTTCATGGTGATGCTGCATTCCCTGGTCAAGGTATTGTATCTGAGACATTGAACTTAAGCAGATTGAACGCGTATCAAACGGGCGGAACAATTCATGTTATCGCAAACAATGCAGTTGGTTTTACGACTGATAGCTATGATTCTCGTTCTACGAAATATTCAAGTGACCTTGCAAAAGGTTTCGATATTCCGATTGTTCACGTGAACGCTGATGATCCAGAAGCTTGTCTTGCTGCTGCAAACCTTGCAATTCAATATCGTACATTGTTCAAAAAAGATTTCTTAATCGATTTAATTGGTTACCGCCGCTACGGTCATAACGAAATGGATGACCCAGCAGTTACACAACCACAAGTGTACAAAAAGATTAAAAATCACCCAACTGTAAGAGCAATTTATGCAGATCAATTACAAGCTGCTGGTGTTCTAAATGCAGATGAGATTGAAACAATTACACAGTTTACGCAAGAGCAATTAAAATCTGACTATGCACAAGTACCGCCAGCTGATACAAGCGATGCAACAATTCACGTTAAAGTACCAGATGTTGTTGCAAAAGGCATTCAGCCAATTGATACTGGTGTTGAGCTTGACTCACTTCGTGCAATTAATGAAGGTCTATTATCTTGGCCAGAAGGCTTTAACGTATATCCGAAAGTGAAGAAAATTCTTGAGCGCCGTAAAGATGCTCTTGAAGAGAACGGTAAAATTGAATGGGCTCTTGCTGAGTCATTAGCATTTGCTTCTATTTTACAAGAAGGTACGCCAATTCGCTTAACTGGTCAAGATTCACAGCGTGGTACATTCGCGCACCGTCATATCGTATTACACGATACTGATACAAATGAAACATATTCACCATTACACCGCTTACCAAACATTAATGCATCCTTCTCTGTTCATAACAGTCCGTTATCAGAAGCTGCTGTTGTTGGTTACGAGTATGGTTATAACGTATTCGCTCCAGAAACGCTTGTTATGTGGGAAGCGCAATATGGTGATTTCTCAAATACTGCGCAAGCATTATTTGATCAATATGTTTCAGCAGGAAGAGCAAAATGGGGTCAAAAATCTGGTTTAGTTCTTCTATTACCACACGGTTATGAAGGTCAAGGACCAGAGCACTCTAGTGCGCGTCCTGAGCGTTTCTTACAGTTAGCTGCTGAGAACAACTGGACAGTTGCAAACTTAACGAGCGCGGCACAATACTTCCATATTTTACGTCGTCAAGCATCTATCTTAGGAACAGAAGCTGTTCGACCATTAGTACTGATGACGCCGAAGAGTTTATTACGTCACCCACTTACGCTTTCAACTGCTAGTCAGTTAAGCGAAGGACGTTTCCAACCTGCTTTAGAACAAGAAAACCTTGGCACAAAACCAAACAAAGTAAAACGTCTTGTTTTAAGCACAGGTAAAATGGCGATTGACTTAGCAGCAGAAATCGAGTCTGGTAAGCATGAGTACAACTTAGATGAAGTTCATATCGTTCGCATTGAGCAGTTGTACCCATTCCCTGCTGAGAAAGTTCAGTCTATTATTAAACGCTTTAAAAACTTAGAAGAAATTATTTGGGTTCAAGAAGAACCTCGTAATATGGGCGCATGGCATTACATGGCTCCAATTCTGTTCGAACTAGCTGGAGATAAAGTGAAAACGGGTTACATTGGACGCCCAGATCGCTCTAGTCCATCTGGTGGCGATCCATTCGCTCACAAAGCTGAGCAAGAACTAATTGTTGCTCACGCTTTAGACGTGAAGTATAACTTCCGTCAAGATAAACTAGAAATTGAAGTTTTCAGCAACTAA
- a CDS encoding helix-turn-helix transcriptional regulator: MENKMVEYRKKFGLSQEKLAEKLGVSRQTIISIEKGKYDPSLPLAFEIAKTFQTTIEHVFIYEGKEGEE; the protein is encoded by the coding sequence TTGGAAAATAAAATGGTCGAATATCGAAAAAAATTTGGACTATCTCAAGAAAAATTGGCTGAGAAACTCGGCGTTTCCAGACAAACCATCATTTCAATTGAAAAGGGAAAATACGATCCATCACTTCCGTTAGCATTTGAAATAGCGAAAACATTTCAGACAACGATAGAACATGTATTTATTTATGAAGGAAAAGAAGGGGAGGAGTAA
- a CDS encoding DUF3976 domain-containing protein, with protein MQMMYAFGIGLVLFLAVFLFIRKDVQGGTLTKRGFYKMIGCLVVMFIAIIVMIVLINQSL; from the coding sequence ATGCAAATGATGTATGCTTTTGGCATTGGGCTTGTATTATTTTTAGCCGTATTCTTATTTATTCGGAAAGACGTTCAAGGTGGGACGTTAACGAAACGAGGGTTTTATAAAATGATCGGCTGTTTAGTTGTTATGTTTATAGCGATTATCGTAATGATCGTTTTAATAAATCAGTCACTATAA